The proteins below come from a single Peromyscus leucopus breed LL Stock chromosome 13, UCI_PerLeu_2.1, whole genome shotgun sequence genomic window:
- the Boll gene encoding protein boule-like isoform X4, which produces MPAAGTMYLTTSTGYPYTYHNGVAYFHTPEVTSVPPSWPSRSISSSPVMVAQPVYQQPAYHYQAPAQCLPGQWQWGVPQSPASSAPFLYLQPSEVIYQPVEIAQDGGCVPPPLSLMEASVPEPYSDHGVQAASYHQVYASSAIAVPAPVMQPEPIKTVWSIHY; this is translated from the exons ATGCCTGCTGCTGGAACAATGTATCTAACCACTTCAACTGGATATCCTTACACTTACCATAATGGCGTTGCTTATTTTCATACTCCAGAAGTAACTTCTGTCCCACCATCTTGGCCT TCGCGATCCATATCTAGTTCTCCTGTGATGGTAGCTCAGCCGGTTTATCAGCAGCCTGCATATCACTACCAG GCCCCAGCTCAGTGTTTACCAGGGCAGTGGCAGTGGGGCGTTCCCCAG TCCCCTGCCTCTTCTGCTCCATTCCTATATCTGCAGCCCTCTGAggttatttatcaaccagtggAAATTGCACAAGATGGTGGCTGTGTTCCTCCTCCACTGTCTCTGATGGAAGCCTCCGTCCCAGAG CCGTATTCCGACCATGGAGTCCAAGCAGCGTCGTACCACCAGGTCTACGCCTCCAGCGCCATTGCTGTGCCTGCGCCCGTGATGCAGCCTGAGCCCATTAAA
- the Boll gene encoding protein boule-like isoform X3, whose protein sequence is MTELEYPKGSSIMPAAGTMYLTTSTGYPYTYHNGVAYFHTPEVTSVPPSWPSRSISSSPVMVAQPVYQQPAYHYQAPAQCLPGQWQWGVPQSPASSAPFLYLQPSEVIYQPVEIAQDGGCVPPPLSLMEASVPEPYSDHGVQAASYHQVYASSAIAVPAPVMQPEPIKTVWSIHY, encoded by the exons GTTCCAGTATAATGCCTGCTGCTGGAACAATGTATCTAACCACTTCAACTGGATATCCTTACACTTACCATAATGGCGTTGCTTATTTTCATACTCCAGAAGTAACTTCTGTCCCACCATCTTGGCCT TCGCGATCCATATCTAGTTCTCCTGTGATGGTAGCTCAGCCGGTTTATCAGCAGCCTGCATATCACTACCAG GCCCCAGCTCAGTGTTTACCAGGGCAGTGGCAGTGGGGCGTTCCCCAG TCCCCTGCCTCTTCTGCTCCATTCCTATATCTGCAGCCCTCTGAggttatttatcaaccagtggAAATTGCACAAGATGGTGGCTGTGTTCCTCCTCCACTGTCTCTGATGGAAGCCTCCGTCCCAGAG CCGTATTCCGACCATGGAGTCCAAGCAGCGTCGTACCACCAGGTCTACGCCTCCAGCGCCATTGCTGTGCCTGCGCCCGTGATGCAGCCTGAGCCCATTAAA